Proteins from a single region of Ananas comosus cultivar F153 linkage group 3, ASM154086v1, whole genome shotgun sequence:
- the LOC109707988 gene encoding 24-methylenesterol C-methyltransferase 2-like — MEASTSATLLWTGAVVALGLGYWFVCMMGAAEVKGKRAAELKMGSITRGDVHARYSQYWSFFRRPKELSASATAAANVPNIINTYYDLITDITEWGWGQSIHFSPAVPARSHRDATRLHEERVADLLSLRPQHRVLDVGCGVGGPMRAIAARSGAHIVGITINQYQVGRARAHNRKAGLDGRCEVVCGNFLEMPFEDASFDAAYSIEATCHAPHLEDVYGEIFRALKPGGMYVTYEWVTTPLYRADDAGHVETVHGIERGSALPGIRAQEDIGRTARKVGFEVVEERDLALPPAGPWWVRLKMGRLAYWRNHILLSVLTFLRIAPRGVVEVHDMLYETAIHLTRGGETGIFTPMHMILCRKPLLAAARDGAGN, encoded by the exons ATGGAGGCAAGTACAAGTGCAACGTTGTTATGGACGGGCGCGGTGGTGGCGCTGGGGTTGGGTTACTGGTTCGTGTGCATGATGGGCGCGGCCGAGGTGAAGGGGAAGCGGGCGGCGGAGCTGAAGATGGGATCCATCACCCGTGGCGACGTCCACGCCAGGTACTCCCAGTACTGGTCCTTCTTCCGCCGCCCCAAGGAGctctccgcctccgccaccgccgccgccaacgTCCCCAACATCATCAACACCTACTACGACCTCATTACCGACATCACCGAGTGGGGCTGGGGCCAGTCCATCCACTTctcccccgccgtccccgcccGCTCCCACCGCGACGCCACCCGCCTCCACGAGGAGCGCGTCGCCGACCTCCTCTCCCTCCGGCCCCAGCACCGGGTGCTCGACGTCGGCTGCGGCGTCGGCGGGCCCATGCGCGCCATCGCCGCCCGCTCGGGGGCGCACATCGTCGGCATCACCATCAACCAGTACCAGGTCGGCCGCGCCCGTGCTCACAACCGCAAGGCCGGCCTCGATGGCCGGTGCGAG GTTGTGTGCGGTAACTTTCTGGAGATGCCGTTCGAGGACGCGTCGTTCGACGCGGCCTACTCCATTGAGGCGACGTGCCACGCGCCGCACCTCGAGGACGTCTACGGGGAGATCTTCCGCGCGCTCAAGCCGGGGGGGATGTATGTCACCTACGAGTGGGTCACCACACCGCTGTACCGGGCCGACGACGCGGGGCACGTCGAGACCGTCCACGGGATCGAGAGGGGGAGCGCGCTGCCGGGAATACGGGCGCAGGAGGACATCGGCAGGACGGCGAGAAAGGTGGGGTTTGAAGTGGTGGAGGAGCGGGACCTGGCGCTGCCGCCGGCGGGGCCCTGGTGGGTCCGGCTCAAGATGGGCCGGCTGGCCTACTGGCGGAACCACATCCTCCTCTCCGTCCTCACCTTCCTCCGCATCGCCCCCAGGGGCGTCGTCGAGGTCCACGATATGCTCTACGAGACCGCAATCCACCTCACCCGCGGCGGCGAGACCGGTATCTTCACCCCCATGCACATGATCCTTTGCCGCAAGCCGCTTCTCGCCGCGGCCCGCGATGGTGCAGGAAATTAA